The Rhodocytophaga rosea genome has a segment encoding these proteins:
- a CDS encoding ABC transporter permease yields the protein MFKNYFTIAIRNISRNKLFSFINIFGLAMSMSICLIAIMTIKDQFSYDTFHLHAERIYRINTEFTNPDGDHFELASSPLPLQSIFQKDYALAQQMVRLYPALQGKASTAAKELQINGTFADASFFQVFGFTLEQGNPLTALDAPNRIVISKETAIKFFGSQNPIGQMLTFKELGSFQVSGVMKEAPGHSHLEFDTYASMSSVPLLEKTGKLTPRLNQWDSYMQGYTYVLIKKTANKPQLKAALTQISDRLNKESGSKSSGYIAFGVQSLGSITPGFGLYNELSRGATWNMIFTVIGITFIILLSACFNYTNLSIARSLNRAKEVGIRKVAGAFRYQIFMQFMAESILVSLLALGFAFVFLRLMMDYAPFRHEIIPDIPISADLLISFLLFSVCAGAIAGALPAWVLSSLEPVRVLKNLSTLKLFGSINLRKSLIVVQFVLSMVITIFLTVIYRQFNYMATADTGFRQENILTIPLQGVEYKALRTDLQNLAGVEYVSATSATLGKHVSGTTSLQITKQATPIEVNYYFVDEDFIATMDLKLLTGNTFAIQTANNSTEKAIVVNEKALEALQLPLGQAIGQQVWMNDTTQVTIAGVIRDFHYQPMGSPIRPMMLRYRPSAFAYIQVQVNPLQAESLVPQIKHIWQTHNRLVPFAFSWLQEDLYENRAAWGTVSLLGFLSFMTITIAWLGLLGMVTYTAQVRQKEISIRKVMGASEWKLVVLLSKGFLKLLLFAGMIAIPIGYVSGYIFLNNFAYRVSVGLEVILLSFLALLSIALVAIGSQTYKVASSNPANILRNE from the coding sequence ATGTTTAAAAATTACTTCACCATTGCCATCCGGAATATTTCCCGCAATAAGCTGTTTTCCTTCATCAACATTTTTGGACTGGCCATGAGCATGTCGATTTGCCTGATCGCAATCATGACTATAAAAGACCAGTTCAGCTATGATACATTTCATCTACATGCAGAGCGCATTTACCGCATCAATACTGAATTTACTAATCCGGATGGCGACCACTTTGAACTGGCAAGTTCTCCCCTGCCCTTGCAATCTATTTTCCAGAAAGACTATGCCTTGGCACAGCAAATGGTGAGATTGTATCCTGCCTTACAAGGAAAAGCCAGCACTGCAGCAAAAGAACTGCAAATAAATGGAACCTTCGCCGATGCTTCCTTCTTTCAGGTGTTTGGGTTTACATTGGAACAAGGCAATCCACTCACCGCCCTGGATGCTCCCAACCGCATAGTGATCAGCAAAGAAACGGCGATTAAATTTTTCGGTAGCCAGAATCCCATTGGTCAAATGCTCACTTTTAAAGAACTGGGTTCTTTCCAGGTAAGTGGTGTAATGAAAGAAGCCCCTGGACACTCACATCTGGAATTTGATACCTATGCCTCAATGTCTTCGGTACCGCTGCTGGAAAAAACCGGCAAACTCACGCCCAGACTCAATCAATGGGATTCTTATATGCAGGGGTATACCTATGTTCTAATAAAAAAGACTGCCAATAAACCCCAACTTAAAGCAGCTCTCACGCAAATTTCTGACAGATTAAATAAAGAGTCTGGTTCAAAAAGTTCCGGGTATATTGCATTTGGGGTACAATCTTTAGGAAGCATTACCCCAGGATTTGGCTTATACAATGAGTTAAGCAGAGGGGCTACCTGGAATATGATCTTTACGGTGATCGGCATTACATTTATTATTCTGTTATCTGCCTGTTTTAATTATACCAATCTATCCATTGCCAGATCGCTTAACCGGGCCAAAGAAGTAGGCATCCGCAAAGTAGCCGGCGCTTTCCGCTACCAGATTTTTATGCAGTTTATGGCAGAATCCATACTGGTTTCATTACTTGCCTTAGGATTTGCCTTTGTTTTTCTCCGCCTGATGATGGATTATGCCCCTTTCCGGCATGAAATCATTCCTGATATTCCCATCAGCGCTGATTTATTAATCTCATTTTTACTGTTCAGCGTATGTGCCGGAGCGATAGCTGGTGCCTTACCTGCCTGGGTGCTTTCATCCCTGGAGCCAGTAAGGGTCTTGAAAAACCTTTCTACTTTAAAACTATTTGGCAGCATTAATCTGCGTAAATCCCTGATTGTGGTACAGTTTGTTCTGTCGATGGTCATTACTATTTTTCTGACCGTAATTTACCGGCAGTTCAATTACATGGCTACTGCAGATACAGGCTTCCGCCAGGAAAATATACTGACCATTCCACTGCAAGGAGTTGAGTACAAAGCCCTCCGTACGGATTTGCAAAACCTGGCTGGCGTAGAATATGTATCTGCCACTTCTGCTACCTTAGGGAAGCATGTTTCAGGAACTACTTCCCTGCAAATAACCAAACAAGCCACCCCGATTGAGGTAAATTATTACTTTGTAGATGAAGATTTTATTGCAACGATGGACCTTAAACTGTTGACTGGTAACACCTTTGCTATCCAAACAGCAAATAACTCAACAGAAAAAGCGATTGTAGTGAATGAAAAAGCCCTGGAAGCTTTACAACTCCCCCTTGGGCAAGCAATAGGTCAACAGGTATGGATGAATGATACAACGCAGGTCACTATTGCAGGCGTAATCCGGGATTTTCACTACCAACCGATGGGTTCGCCTATCCGGCCTATGATGTTACGCTACCGACCATCAGCCTTTGCCTATATACAGGTACAGGTGAATCCTCTGCAAGCAGAAAGCCTGGTTCCACAGATAAAACACATCTGGCAAACACACAACCGCCTGGTTCCTTTTGCATTTAGCTGGCTTCAGGAAGATTTGTATGAAAACAGAGCAGCCTGGGGTACGGTTTCGCTGCTGGGCTTTCTCTCGTTTATGACCATTACCATTGCCTGGCTGGGCTTACTCGGAATGGTGACCTATACCGCACAAGTCCGGCAGAAAGAAATCAGCATCCGCAAGGTAATGGGAGCCAGTGAATGGAAACTGGTGGTGCTGCTTTCCAAAGGTTTTCTCAAATTACTATTGTTTGCGGGAATGATCGCTATTCCTATTGGTTATGTATCAGGCTATATTTTTCTCAACAATTTTGCTTACCGGGTGAGTGTTGGCTTAGAAGTTATACTGCTTAGTTTCCTGGCTTTACTAAGTATAGCCCTGGTAGCCATTGGTTCTCAAACCTATAAAGTCGCTTCCAGC
- a CDS encoding ABC transporter permease, giving the protein MLRNYFITAYRYLTRQKGYTLLNITGLTFGMACFLLIALYVVDELSFDAFHQDSDQIYRLLETKTSGEGKTTKTATVAYNVSAQGEKSFPQIVASTRSFGMGRANISNPANNNVFYDDFWMGDQNFLKVFSYPLLEGDAATVLQEPYSVVITPEIALKLFGDKPAMGELIQTDRFPTPFKVTGIFKEIPSNSHLSIRLLFSEATMHSNAEYAQFIAKDWTGNGFITYIKTTNEASIETLTANLNKLAKANRKEETGQRLISLQPLKDIHFHSAEIENNLGRTGDIFYVYVFSIIAFFVLTIACINYMNLSTARSAKRAKEVGVRKVIGANRSTLMGQFLTESLLIAGISLVFATLVVHFALPAFNEFTEKKLSLDTTTDIRIWLGIFGVTLLVGILSGSYPAFFLSRYRPYEVLKGVISGERGNLSLRRMLVICQFTLSITMIIATLLVYTQLQYVRNKNLGFDKEQLVIVDINSGKVRKGAETIKSEYAKLSQVKSVTVSSRVPGEWKNLMQVKVKSESNPSADGTDSYILGVDEDFTNTFAIHLLQGRNFNPGAPADSMAVLINETAAKALGIQQASEQLIDIPAVSNGGVASPLEKPMKARVIGIVKDFHFQSLHQTIAPMILAHYSNPLQYIDYFTVRLSAENAAQAISQLESILHQIDPAHLFEYHFLDEQVDLFYREDIKRESIFIASSFATIFIACLGLFGLAAFTAQQRTKEIGIRKVLGASVGNIVTLLSKDFLTLVLISFIVSIPLAWMAMHQWLQNFAYRIEISWWIFALAGILAISVALLTVSFQAIKAALANPVKSLRNE; this is encoded by the coding sequence ATGCTTAGAAACTACTTCATTACGGCTTACCGCTATCTGACAAGACAAAAAGGGTATACGCTGCTCAATATTACCGGACTCACTTTTGGAATGGCCTGCTTTTTACTCATTGCGCTGTATGTGGTAGATGAACTCAGTTTTGATGCCTTTCACCAGGATTCGGACCAGATTTACAGGCTGCTGGAAACAAAAACTTCCGGTGAAGGCAAAACTACTAAAACAGCTACTGTGGCTTATAATGTGTCGGCCCAGGGAGAAAAAAGTTTTCCGCAGATTGTGGCAAGTACCAGGTCATTCGGAATGGGCAGGGCCAATATTTCTAACCCAGCCAATAATAATGTATTCTATGATGACTTCTGGATGGGTGATCAGAATTTCCTGAAAGTATTCAGCTATCCATTACTGGAAGGCGATGCGGCCACAGTCCTACAAGAACCATATTCTGTAGTAATCACGCCGGAAATCGCTTTAAAGTTATTCGGCGATAAACCAGCGATGGGAGAACTCATTCAGACAGACCGTTTTCCAACACCTTTTAAGGTAACTGGTATTTTTAAAGAAATTCCTTCCAATTCCCATTTATCCATACGGCTGCTATTTTCTGAAGCCACTATGCATTCCAATGCAGAGTATGCCCAGTTTATTGCCAAAGACTGGACCGGAAATGGGTTTATTACCTATATTAAAACTACGAATGAGGCTTCCATAGAGACGCTAACGGCCAACTTGAATAAACTTGCCAAAGCCAACCGGAAAGAAGAAACCGGACAGCGGTTAATCTCCTTGCAGCCTCTTAAGGATATTCATTTTCATTCCGCAGAAATTGAAAATAACCTTGGCCGGACTGGTGATATATTTTATGTGTATGTGTTCTCTATCATTGCTTTTTTTGTTCTGACGATTGCCTGTATCAACTATATGAATCTGTCTACCGCACGGTCGGCAAAACGGGCCAAAGAAGTAGGGGTACGCAAAGTAATCGGTGCCAATAGAAGCACCCTCATGGGGCAATTTCTCACAGAATCTTTACTCATTGCCGGAATTTCCTTAGTATTTGCTACCCTGGTGGTACATTTTGCCCTGCCGGCTTTTAATGAATTCACTGAAAAGAAACTTTCTTTAGATACTACCACCGACATCCGCATCTGGCTGGGCATTTTCGGGGTTACGTTATTAGTCGGTATTCTGTCGGGAAGTTATCCGGCATTTTTTCTTTCCAGGTATCGTCCGTATGAGGTATTGAAAGGTGTTATTTCAGGCGAACGGGGCAATCTTAGTTTGCGGCGGATGCTGGTAATATGCCAGTTTACGCTTTCCATCACGATGATTATCGCTACCTTGCTGGTATATACCCAGCTGCAATATGTCCGGAATAAGAACCTGGGATTTGATAAAGAGCAACTGGTCATTGTAGATATTAATAGTGGCAAGGTCAGAAAGGGTGCCGAAACCATTAAATCCGAATATGCCAAGCTATCGCAGGTGAAAAGTGTAACCGTTTCTTCCAGAGTACCCGGAGAATGGAAAAATCTGATGCAGGTAAAAGTAAAATCAGAAAGCAATCCCTCAGCCGATGGAACGGATAGTTATATTCTGGGCGTTGACGAAGATTTTACTAACACTTTTGCTATTCATTTACTGCAAGGCCGTAATTTTAATCCAGGTGCTCCTGCCGATTCAATGGCTGTTCTCATCAATGAAACAGCAGCCAAAGCCCTCGGCATTCAGCAGGCTTCCGAACAGTTGATCGACATTCCGGCAGTAAGTAATGGTGGCGTTGCTTCTCCGCTGGAAAAGCCCATGAAAGCCCGGGTGATTGGCATTGTAAAAGACTTTCATTTCCAGTCCCTCCATCAGACGATCGCTCCCATGATTCTGGCGCATTACAGCAATCCCCTGCAATATATTGATTACTTTACAGTCCGACTTTCTGCTGAAAATGCTGCCCAGGCTATTTCCCAACTGGAATCGATTTTACATCAAATTGATCCGGCTCATTTGTTTGAATACCATTTTCTGGATGAACAGGTAGACTTATTTTACAGGGAAGACATCAAGCGGGAAAGCATATTTATCGCCTCTTCTTTTGCTACCATCTTTATTGCCTGCCTGGGTTTATTTGGCTTAGCCGCCTTCACCGCCCAGCAACGCACCAAAGAAATCGGTATCCGCAAGGTATTAGGGGCATCCGTAGGAAACATTGTAACCTTGCTATCAAAAGATTTTTTAACCCTGGTGCTCATTTCTTTTATCGTTTCCATTCCGCTTGCCTGGATGGCGATGCACCAGTGGCTTCAGAACTTTGCATATCGCATTGAAATTTCCTGGTGGATTTTTGCCCTTGCAGGCATACTGGCCATTTCTGTGGCTTTGCTCACCGTTAGCTTCCAGGCCATCAAAGCAGCTTTAGCTAATCCAGTGAAGAGTTTGAGGAATGAGTAA
- a CDS encoding ABC transporter permease, translated as MLRNYFTIAYRNLLRQKSYTLINISGLALGVASCLILFLIVRNELGYDNFHSKADRIYRVTLNALDFNSNISLAVAPALRNDFGQLEQVTQVYYERDGLVQIGEKRFNEKGFTFADDHFFKVFDYQWIAGDPATALSEPNAVVLTESLANKYFGNREVIGKVIRLNNQYDLKVTGLIKDVPSNTHLPFSFAASWKTIEPEYKRGMTNFWNIPGGSYTYIVLPENYSIRQLESSIPSFLKKNWGEDIAKEAKMPFQRLRDIHFDQRYINNIITPTGKETFWALAGVAVFIIITACINFINLATAQAIKRSKEVGVRKVLGAHRSQLMRQFLGETALLVIVSVLIAVLATHLLLPIAGQYMDITISTDQLSEPGVVGIILALTLGMIVLAGLYPAVVQSGFTPALALKSKLITPSSRGLTLRKSLVIVQFCISQILIIGTVVVASQMDFFRNQNLGFNKEEVLSFRFPSNDKNKVAMMRAELAKMPAIADISFSSGAPAYNNNFTSFSSKELGMLKNDVTELKFIDEHYMDMFGFTLLAGRPITEANKKDTIFNVVVNETLIHKLGINNPEEAIGKHITGDGDVSIPIMGVIKDFQSESRHKKIRACVMAYLPDAFNQVSVRIQPGQMRQTIAAIDQLWSATFPDQLFEYEFLDERIANMYKQEEKVYTAFQLFSAIAIFIGCLGLYGLISFVAVQKTKEVGIRKVLGASVWNIVYLFSKEFTWLILISFLIAAPVAWYAMHSWLENFAYSIAMSWNVFVIALAAAFIIAAITVSYKSIKAALANPVKSLRTE; from the coding sequence ATGCTCAGAAACTATTTTACCATCGCCTACCGGAATCTGCTGCGGCAAAAATCGTATACGCTCATCAATATTTCAGGCCTGGCACTAGGCGTAGCTTCCTGCCTGATCTTGTTTCTGATCGTAAGAAATGAGCTGGGCTACGATAATTTCCACAGCAAAGCCGACCGTATTTACCGGGTTACTTTAAATGCCCTCGATTTTAATTCAAATATTTCTCTGGCAGTAGCCCCTGCATTGCGCAACGATTTTGGGCAGTTAGAACAAGTGACGCAGGTATATTACGAGCGGGACGGGTTGGTACAGATCGGCGAAAAACGATTCAATGAAAAAGGGTTTACGTTTGCAGATGATCATTTTTTTAAAGTATTTGATTACCAGTGGATTGCCGGAGATCCTGCTACGGCACTTTCAGAACCCAATGCCGTTGTGCTTACGGAAAGTCTGGCTAATAAATATTTTGGCAACCGGGAAGTTATAGGAAAGGTAATCCGCTTGAATAACCAGTATGACTTAAAAGTTACTGGGCTTATTAAAGATGTGCCTTCCAATACGCATCTTCCTTTTAGTTTTGCCGCTTCCTGGAAAACCATTGAACCTGAATACAAACGGGGTATGACCAATTTCTGGAACATTCCGGGAGGGAGTTATACCTACATTGTGCTTCCGGAAAATTATTCTATCCGGCAACTGGAAAGCAGTATCCCATCTTTCTTAAAAAAGAACTGGGGCGAAGACATTGCCAAGGAAGCCAAAATGCCTTTTCAGCGCCTGCGTGACATTCATTTTGACCAGCGGTATATCAACAATATTATAACACCTACCGGAAAAGAAACTTTCTGGGCACTGGCTGGCGTAGCTGTTTTCATTATCATCACGGCCTGTATCAACTTTATAAACCTGGCTACGGCTCAAGCCATTAAACGTTCCAAAGAAGTGGGTGTCCGGAAAGTACTGGGAGCCCACCGTTCGCAGTTAATGAGGCAATTCTTAGGAGAAACCGCTTTACTGGTAATTGTTTCAGTATTGATTGCCGTACTGGCCACCCATTTGTTATTACCTATAGCTGGCCAGTACATGGATATTACCATCAGCACCGACCAGTTAAGTGAGCCGGGCGTAGTGGGAATTATACTTGCCCTTACCCTCGGAATGATTGTACTGGCAGGATTATACCCGGCTGTGGTTCAATCCGGATTTACACCAGCGCTTGCCCTGAAGAGCAAATTAATCACTCCTTCTTCCAGAGGTTTAACCTTACGGAAAAGCCTGGTAATCGTGCAGTTTTGTATTTCCCAGATTCTGATCATCGGAACTGTAGTGGTAGCCAGCCAGATGGACTTTTTCCGCAACCAGAATTTAGGGTTTAACAAAGAAGAAGTTCTCTCCTTCCGTTTTCCCAGCAACGATAAAAATAAGGTAGCCATGATGCGGGCAGAATTAGCTAAAATGCCTGCTATTGCTGATATCAGTTTTTCGTCCGGTGCCCCTGCCTATAACAACAATTTTACTTCATTTTCAAGTAAAGAATTAGGGATGCTCAAAAATGATGTAACCGAGTTAAAGTTCATTGATGAACACTATATGGATATGTTCGGCTTTACATTACTGGCTGGCCGGCCAATTACCGAAGCCAATAAAAAAGATACTATTTTCAATGTAGTCGTAAACGAAACGCTGATTCACAAGCTGGGAATTAACAATCCGGAAGAGGCGATTGGAAAACATATTACTGGAGATGGTGACGTATCCATTCCGATTATGGGCGTGATCAAAGATTTTCAGAGTGAATCCAGGCACAAGAAAATCCGGGCTTGTGTAATGGCCTACTTGCCAGATGCCTTTAATCAGGTAAGCGTGCGGATTCAGCCAGGGCAAATGCGCCAGACGATTGCTGCCATTGATCAATTATGGTCTGCCACCTTCCCGGATCAGCTATTTGAATACGAATTTTTAGATGAACGCATTGCCAATATGTATAAGCAGGAAGAAAAAGTATATACGGCATTCCAATTGTTTTCTGCCATTGCCATTTTCATTGGCTGCCTGGGCTTGTATGGGTTAATTTCCTTTGTAGCCGTACAAAAAACCAAAGAAGTAGGCATCCGGAAAGTATTGGGTGCTTCGGTATGGAACATTGTATACTTGTTTTCCAAAGAATTTACCTGGCTTATTCTTATTTCCTTCCTGATTGCGGCTCCGGTAGCCTGGTATGCAATGCATAGTTGGCTCGAAAATTTTGCCTACAGCATTGCTATGAGCTGGAATGTATTTGTAATCGCCCTTGCGGCAGCCTTTATCATTGCTGCCATTACGGTGAGTTATAAATCCATCAAAGCCGCCCTGGCCAACCCGGTAAAAAGTCTTAGGACGGAGTAA
- a CDS encoding ABC transporter permease, with the protein MLENYLKITFRNIFKNKVYSLINISGLAIGITCCLLTILYIQDERSYDKHHPEAYSIYRVATVLKMGGDPSRMATSPGPLAFTLKQEYPEIEQVTRLVGSPDQQKQVVVYNNNTYFETDGYLADSTFFSIFAYTFLQGKANSALQEPNTVVLSETMAQQMFGSENPLHKIITINEQDYKVTGVFAQPETKSHINARYFTSIYSSGLGEYINATRDFVGGNFIYTYLKLRPDASSKALEAKFPAFLEKYAGEKMKAAGVSKSHFLQSVPDLHLYSSLEHESGANGGIVYIYILSSIAAFVLLIACINFMNLSTARSGKRAKEVGMRKILGAYRSTLIKQFLGESLILSCFAIVIACGLTLLCLPVFNQLTSKELSIASDLHFSTIAAIIGITLFTGLLAGSYPAFYLSGFQPIKVLKGLMVNHFAANFLRKGLVVFQFVVSVCLIVGTITMLSQLEFIQNKNLGFSKEQRIIIPLRTKQAREVYGRFRNEISSDAGVVSVAATSSYPGKFYAYDNNFIPEGKREDEATNCKINVVEPGLVETMGYQVIAGRSFSKARYAADKYKSVMINEAAARQMGWQPSEAIGKHLKSGWDGKDWNMEVTGVIKDFNYESLYEPIRPMAFMLEEPGWFGYAVVNAKTENWQNLLASVEQSWKKHNQSLPFEYAFLQDQLNQQYEADNRFFTTITYLTAIAIFISCLGLYGLATFTAEQRTKEIGVRKVLGASVGNITLLLSKDFLKLVILGILIASPLAWVGVNTWLQDFEYRVDVNITLFMMAGLAAILVALFTISFQSIKAALANPIKSLRNE; encoded by the coding sequence ATGTTAGAAAATTATTTAAAAATCACCTTCCGGAATATCTTCAAAAACAAGGTATATTCCCTGATTAACATTTCCGGACTGGCCATTGGAATTACCTGTTGCCTGCTGACTATTCTCTACATTCAGGATGAACGCAGTTATGACAAACATCATCCGGAAGCATATTCTATTTACCGGGTGGCTACTGTACTGAAAATGGGGGGAGATCCATCCAGAATGGCTACTTCGCCTGGTCCGCTGGCTTTTACGCTCAAACAGGAATATCCAGAAATCGAGCAGGTTACCCGGCTGGTAGGCTCTCCCGACCAGCAAAAACAAGTAGTGGTCTATAATAACAATACCTATTTTGAAACCGATGGGTATCTGGCTGATTCTACTTTTTTCAGCATTTTCGCCTATACTTTTTTACAAGGCAAAGCTAATAGCGCTTTACAGGAACCCAATACTGTAGTACTTTCTGAGACGATGGCCCAACAGATGTTTGGCAGCGAGAATCCTCTTCATAAAATTATCACCATCAATGAACAAGATTATAAAGTAACCGGAGTATTTGCCCAGCCAGAAACGAAATCACACATTAATGCACGGTATTTTACTTCAATTTATAGTTCAGGCCTGGGTGAATACATTAACGCTACCAGAGATTTTGTAGGCGGCAATTTTATCTATACCTATCTCAAACTTCGTCCGGATGCATCGAGCAAAGCCCTGGAGGCCAAGTTTCCGGCTTTTCTGGAAAAATATGCCGGAGAAAAAATGAAGGCCGCCGGTGTTTCAAAATCTCACTTCTTACAATCTGTCCCCGACCTGCATCTGTATTCTTCTCTGGAACATGAATCCGGCGCCAATGGCGGCATTGTCTATATTTATATTTTGTCGTCTATTGCGGCCTTTGTCTTGCTCATTGCCTGCATCAATTTTATGAATTTATCAACGGCCAGGTCTGGCAAACGGGCCAAAGAAGTAGGAATGCGTAAAATACTGGGTGCCTACCGTTCTACGTTGATCAAACAGTTTCTGGGTGAATCGCTCATATTGTCGTGTTTTGCTATTGTAATTGCCTGTGGTTTAACGCTGCTTTGTTTGCCGGTCTTTAATCAACTTACCAGTAAAGAGCTTTCTATAGCCAGCGATCTGCACTTTTCAACCATCGCCGCTATTATCGGTATTACTTTATTTACAGGATTATTGGCAGGTAGTTATCCGGCGTTTTATTTATCAGGTTTTCAGCCCATAAAAGTATTAAAAGGCTTAATGGTTAATCATTTTGCCGCTAACTTCCTACGGAAAGGACTGGTGGTGTTCCAGTTTGTCGTATCTGTTTGCCTGATTGTAGGAACAATTACCATGCTGAGCCAGCTGGAGTTTATTCAGAATAAAAACCTGGGATTCAGCAAAGAGCAGCGCATCATTATTCCCTTACGCACCAAACAAGCCCGTGAAGTGTACGGGCGTTTCCGGAATGAGATTTCCTCAGATGCTGGAGTGGTTTCAGTGGCGGCAACCAGCAGTTATCCCGGAAAGTTTTATGCGTATGATAATAATTTTATTCCGGAAGGAAAACGTGAAGATGAAGCTACCAATTGTAAAATAAATGTGGTGGAACCAGGCCTGGTAGAGACGATGGGCTATCAGGTGATTGCTGGCCGTTCTTTTAGTAAAGCCCGCTATGCTGCCGATAAATATAAGAGTGTGATGATTAATGAAGCAGCCGCCAGGCAAATGGGATGGCAACCCTCCGAAGCTATAGGCAAGCATTTAAAAAGCGGCTGGGACGGCAAAGACTGGAACATGGAAGTTACAGGGGTAATTAAAGACTTTAACTATGAATCTTTGTACGAACCCATACGTCCCATGGCTTTTATGCTGGAAGAACCTGGTTGGTTTGGATATGCAGTAGTAAATGCTAAAACAGAGAACTGGCAAAATCTGCTGGCTAGTGTAGAACAGTCCTGGAAAAAACACAATCAGTCTCTGCCCTTCGAATACGCTTTCCTCCAGGATCAGCTCAACCAGCAATATGAAGCCGACAACCGTTTTTTTACAACCATTACTTACCTGACAGCCATTGCTATCTTTATTTCCTGCCTGGGTTTATATGGCCTGGCTACCTTCACAGCTGAACAGCGTACCAAGGAGATCGGGGTCCGCAAAGTTTTAGGCGCATCTGTCGGTAATATCACACTACTGCTCTCCAAAGACTTTCTGAAACTGGTAATTCTGGGTATTCTCATTGCCAGTCCTTTGGCCTGGGTTGGGGTGAACACCTGGCTGCAGGATTTTGAATACCGCGTTGATGTAAATATTACCCTGTTTATGATGGCCGGGCTGGCTGCGATTCTGGTGGCATTATTCACCATAAGCTTTCAGTCCATTAAAGCGGCGCTGGCCAATCCGATAAAAAGTTTGCGGAATGAATAA
- a CDS encoding DUF4097 family beta strand repeat-containing protein: MKTIYILFALLFSFSLYTFAQQQNDTPYEVKQFTLPSGSEVTVETVGGNIEVKGGQTGQAKVEMYVRNPQWKRKLSNEDIKERLANYLVDISQSGNKLAIKVTPKSKNMDWEDEGLSISFKLFVPTQVQTKLQATGGNISLADVTGRQSVKTTGGNISLDEIKGDADVDCTGGNIGVKQYNGKIAVSCSGGNINIGDASGEFQVQTAGGNLHFDNVSGSVKGQTAGGNISANIKELGKYLTLTTSGGNIHADFPTNKGLDYDIKADRINARVENFKGSHETDRIQGSTNGGGIPVKISTSGGNIRMN, encoded by the coding sequence ATGAAAACCATATATATTCTTTTTGCTTTACTATTCAGCTTTTCTCTGTACACATTTGCGCAGCAGCAGAATGATACGCCCTATGAGGTAAAACAATTCACTTTACCTTCCGGCTCAGAAGTAACCGTAGAAACGGTGGGTGGAAATATTGAAGTAAAAGGTGGCCAGACTGGGCAGGCAAAAGTTGAAATGTATGTAAGGAATCCTCAGTGGAAACGCAAACTTTCAAATGAAGACATCAAAGAAAGACTGGCAAACTATCTGGTGGATATTTCTCAGAGTGGCAACAAATTAGCTATTAAAGTTACTCCCAAATCAAAAAATATGGATTGGGAAGATGAAGGGCTTAGCATTTCTTTTAAACTATTTGTACCCACTCAAGTACAAACCAAATTACAAGCTACTGGTGGCAACATCTCATTAGCTGATGTAACTGGCCGGCAATCTGTAAAAACGACCGGCGGAAACATATCACTGGATGAGATCAAGGGTGATGCCGATGTAGATTGTACCGGAGGAAATATTGGTGTAAAGCAGTACAATGGTAAAATAGCCGTATCCTGCAGTGGCGGCAATATCAATATAGGCGATGCCAGTGGTGAGTTTCAGGTACAAACAGCCGGCGGAAACCTTCATTTTGACAATGTATCCGGTAGTGTAAAAGGCCAGACAGCCGGGGGTAACATCAGCGCAAACATTAAAGAATTAGGCAAATATCTCACGCTTACCACCAGTGGCGGAAATATCCATGCGGATTTCCCCACCAATAAAGGCCTCGATTATGACATCAAAGCCGACCGGATAAACGCCCGTGTTGAAAATTTCAAAGGCTCCCATGAAACCGACCGGATTCAGGGTTCAACCAATGGAGGTGGCATTCCAGTAAAAATATCTACTTCTGGCGGAAATATCAGAATGAACTAA